In Beggiatoa leptomitoformis, the genomic window CAATTGCTGATTAAACCATAAAACTGCAATAGTGAGATTTTCTAAAATAGTCTGTGCGAGTTTTGCTTGTATCATGCCTATGTTCCAAAATAAATCGTGGCTAATGTCGCAATAAGTATGCCGATTGAAAAAATAGCATTATTTTATTGAATTTATTTAATATAAATGAAAAGCTGTGCTGCATAAAATGCGGTTGCATGATAAGGTTGCACTAAAATAGTGCGTTTCAGTTGAGAAATTTTCCATAAATAATCACATTACATCTATCAAAAATATTATGAAAACCATTAAAATTTATTTATATTAAGGAAGCATTATAAAAAGCGGATTACAATAAAACGTGCTTTCTGGGATAATGCTTGTAATGTATAATAAAATCAATTTGTTATTTCTATAAAAACAAAAAATAGATGTAACGTACTGTTAAAGTAGAAAAACTACCTGCTAAGAAAGTAGATATGTCAACTAGTCTGGCATTAAAATAAGATTTTTTGGTCACTTACCAACCCTGCCCCAAGGGGTGGAGCTACAACACAACAAAGGAGAATAAGCATGTCTGAAAAGGTCTATGATGTGTTACCACAAGCCGCCGCTAACGCCTACATCAATGCCGAGCAATACAAGGAAATGTATGCGCGTTCAGTGAATGATTCAGACAATTTTTGGGCTGAACAGGCGGATGCGTTTATTTCTTGGTTTAAAAAGTGGGATAAAGTCCAAGATTGGAATTACCATGAAGGGAAAATTCGTTGGTTTGAAGGGGCTAAATTAAACGTATCTTACAACTGCTTAGATCGTCATTTAGAAAAACGCGGTGATCAAGTCGCTATCATTTGGGAAGGTGACAATCCTCAATCTGATAAAAAAATTACTTACCGCGAGTTATACGAAAAAGTTTGCCGCTTAGCCAATGTGTTAAAAGCACAAGGGGTTAAGAAAGGCGATCGCGTTTGTATTTATCTGCCCATGATTCCAGAAGCCGCCGTTGCCATGTTAGCATGTACACGAATTGGTGCGGTTCATTCTATTGTATTTGGTGGATTTTCTCCTGAAGCCCTAAAAGACCGCGTATTAGATTCTGGTTGTGAAGTTGTTATCACTTCTGATGAAGGCTTACGGGGTGGTCGTCCTGTCCCTTTAAAAACCAATGTCGATAAAGCCGTAGCCCATTGTCCTAATGTGCGCACAGTGATTGTTGTACGTCATACAGGTCGTCACATGGATATGGTTGCTGGACGCGACGTGTGGTATCACGAAGAAATAGAAAAAGTTTCCGCCGAATGCGCGCCCGAAGAAATGGACGCAGAAGACCCGTTATTTATCCTCTATACCTCTGGTTCTACAGGTAAACCTAAAGGCGCATTGCATAGTACAGGTGGTTATATTCTTTACACCGCGATGACGCATAAATATGTTTTTGATTACCATGATGGGGATATTTACTGGTGTACCGCTGATGTAGGCTGGGTAACTGGTCACTCTTACATCGTCTATGGTCCACTGGCTAATGGTGCAACTACCTTAATGTTTGAAGGTGTACCCACCTACCCAGACGCAGGACGATTCTGGCAAGTTATTGATAAACATCAGGTTAATATATTCTATACTGCACCCACCGCCATTCGTGCGTTAATGGGACAAGGTAATGAATTAGTCACTAAAACAAGCCGTAAGAGCTTACGTTTACTCGGTAGCGTTGGCGAACCTATTAATCCTGAAGCATGGGAATGGTACTACCATATTATTGGTGAAGACCGTTGTCCTATTGTAGATACTTGGTGGCAAACAGAAACAGGTGGTATTTTAATTACCCCATTACCGGGTGCAACCAAGCTGAAACCCGGCTCAGCTACCCTGCCTTTCTTTGGTGTCGTTCCTGCGTTAGTGACCAATGAAGGGGATATATTAGAAGGGGCAACTGAAGGTAATTTGATTATTACTCGTCCTTGGCCAAGCCAAATGCGGACAGTATTTGGTGATCATGACCGCTTTATTGATACCTATTTCAAAACCTATCCGGGTAACTATTTTACAGGTGACGGCGCACGTCGTGATGAGGATGGTTACTATTGGATTACGGGTCGGGTTGATGATGTTATCAACGTTTCTGGACACCGTATGGGAACGGCAGAAGTAGAAAGTGCGCTGGTATTACACGAAGCCGTTGCGGAAGCTGCAGTTGTCGGCTATCCACATGATATTAAAGGACAAGGTATTTATGCTTATGTTACTTTAATGGCAGACATCGAACCCAGTGAAGAATTGAAAAAAGATTTAGTTCGTTTAGTCCGTGAGGAAATTGGCCCTATTGCATCGCCTGATGTGATTCAATGGGCACCTTCATTACCTAAGACCCGTTCAGGTAAAATCATGCGCCGTATTTTGCGCAAAATTGCCGCGAATGAGGTAGAAAACTTAGGGGATACCTCCACCTTAGCAGACCCAAGCGTTGTTGATCATTTAGTGACGAACCGCGCAGTTAAATCATAATGGGTTAAGGTTGCTCCAAAGATAAGCGTGTGATTTTTAAAGGTCACACGCTTTTTTTATGGCTGTTATCACAACAAGCAAGAATACATGAAAACGGGAAAGCATTTGAA contains:
- the acs gene encoding acetate--CoA ligase, whose product is MSEKVYDVLPQAAANAYINAEQYKEMYARSVNDSDNFWAEQADAFISWFKKWDKVQDWNYHEGKIRWFEGAKLNVSYNCLDRHLEKRGDQVAIIWEGDNPQSDKKITYRELYEKVCRLANVLKAQGVKKGDRVCIYLPMIPEAAVAMLACTRIGAVHSIVFGGFSPEALKDRVLDSGCEVVITSDEGLRGGRPVPLKTNVDKAVAHCPNVRTVIVVRHTGRHMDMVAGRDVWYHEEIEKVSAECAPEEMDAEDPLFILYTSGSTGKPKGALHSTGGYILYTAMTHKYVFDYHDGDIYWCTADVGWVTGHSYIVYGPLANGATTLMFEGVPTYPDAGRFWQVIDKHQVNIFYTAPTAIRALMGQGNELVTKTSRKSLRLLGSVGEPINPEAWEWYYHIIGEDRCPIVDTWWQTETGGILITPLPGATKLKPGSATLPFFGVVPALVTNEGDILEGATEGNLIITRPWPSQMRTVFGDHDRFIDTYFKTYPGNYFTGDGARRDEDGYYWITGRVDDVINVSGHRMGTAEVESALVLHEAVAEAAVVGYPHDIKGQGIYAYVTLMADIEPSEELKKDLVRLVREEIGPIASPDVIQWAPSLPKTRSGKIMRRILRKIAANEVENLGDTSTLADPSVVDHLVTNRAVKS